One Gavia stellata isolate bGavSte3 chromosome 20, bGavSte3.hap2, whole genome shotgun sequence genomic region harbors:
- the DBNDD2 gene encoding dysbindin domain-containing protein 2 isoform X1 has protein sequence MTLPFWCATSIHADMEQAQRSLDAEQMQQQQLKLRDRQKFFEEVFQHDVDFFFPMSHLQIEHRRPPLGSISSMEVNVDMLEQMDMMDLSDQDTVDVFLGCGTEESSVAGPLPGADASQCPEEITLQVPNAAESKSRISSTSSVSTDLNSLDTSEEGAETPVVQSDEEDLQEDSPKEQEARS, from the exons ATGACGCTGCCGTTCTGGTGTGCAACATCTATTCACG CTGACATGGAGCAGGCGCAGCGGAGCCTGGATGCAGAgcagatgcagcagcagcagctgaaactacGGGACCGGCAGAAGTTCTTTGAAGAGGTTTTCCAGCATGACGtggatttcttctttcctaTGTCTCACCTGCAGATAGAGCATCGAAGAC cccccttAGGCAGCATTTCCTCCATGGAGGTGAACGTGgacatgctggagcagatggaCATGATGGATCTGTCAGACCAGGACACCGTGGATGTGTTTCTGGGCTGTGGGACAGAGGAGAGCAGTGTTGCTGGGCCCCTGCCAG GGGCAGATGCTAGCCAGTGCCCAGAGGAAATCACCCTGCAAGTGCCCAATGCAGCTGAGAGCAAGTCACGCATTTCCTCCACGTCCTCTGTCTCCACGGATCTGAACAGCCTGGACACCAGCGAGGAGGGGGCTGAGACCCCCGTGGTGCAGTCGGATGAGGAGGACCTGCAGGAGGACAGTCCTAAAGAGCAGGAGGCAAGAAGCtag
- the DBNDD2 gene encoding dysbindin domain-containing protein 2 isoform X2, giving the protein MEQAQRSLDAEQMQQQQLKLRDRQKFFEEVFQHDVDFFFPMSHLQIEHRRPPLGSISSMEVNVDMLEQMDMMDLSDQDTVDVFLGCGTEESSVAGPLPGADASQCPEEITLQVPNAAESKSRISSTSSVSTDLNSLDTSEEGAETPVVQSDEEDLQEDSPKEQEARS; this is encoded by the exons ATGGAGCAGGCGCAGCGGAGCCTGGATGCAGAgcagatgcagcagcagcagctgaaactacGGGACCGGCAGAAGTTCTTTGAAGAGGTTTTCCAGCATGACGtggatttcttctttcctaTGTCTCACCTGCAGATAGAGCATCGAAGAC cccccttAGGCAGCATTTCCTCCATGGAGGTGAACGTGgacatgctggagcagatggaCATGATGGATCTGTCAGACCAGGACACCGTGGATGTGTTTCTGGGCTGTGGGACAGAGGAGAGCAGTGTTGCTGGGCCCCTGCCAG GGGCAGATGCTAGCCAGTGCCCAGAGGAAATCACCCTGCAAGTGCCCAATGCAGCTGAGAGCAAGTCACGCATTTCCTCCACGTCCTCTGTCTCCACGGATCTGAACAGCCTGGACACCAGCGAGGAGGGGGCTGAGACCCCCGTGGTGCAGTCGGATGAGGAGGACCTGCAGGAGGACAGTCCTAAAGAGCAGGAGGCAAGAAGCtag
- the PIGT gene encoding GPI transamidase component PIG-T: MLAAAVLLLLLLAAGPGRAAAGWARRDALREELLLSPLPAGDVAATFQFRTRWDADLQRGAVSHYRLFPKALGQLVAALGVRELHLALTQGFWRTQAWGQPPLQAPAGAELWVWFQPTVTDVDKAWKELSNILSGIFCASLNFIDSTNTVTPTASFKPLGLANGTDQHLLRYAVLPREVVCTENLTPWKKLLPCGSKAGLAVLLKAERLFHSSYHSQAVHIRPVCRDASCLAVSWELRQTLTVVFDTFSSGQGKKDWSLFKMFSRTLTDACPLASQSKVYVDISPKNKEKELLEVTPPPASVHEAIVHGEKRTYAVYDLLSPSLFNTSRSLNVQLKWKRPQDSSELPTPVLHAQRYVSGYGLQTGEISTLIYNTHPYRAFPVILLETVPWYLRLYVHTLTIITKGKENKPSYIHYQPAQDRRRPHLLEMLIQLPANSVTKITIQFERALLKWTEYPPDPNHGFYVSSSVLSALVPSVIAMKDVDVEQSPLFTSLFPSSDGSSYFVRLYTEPLLVNLPTPDFSMPYNVICLTCTVVAVCYGSFYNLLTRTFHVEEPSRGGLAKRLANIIRKFRGVPPL, from the exons atGCTGGCCGCGgcggtgctgctgctgctgctgctggcggcggggcccgggcgggcggccgcggggtGGGCGCGGCGGGACGCGCTGcgggaggagctgctgctgagcccGCTGCCCGCCGGCGACGTGGCCGCCACCTTCCAGTTCCGCACGCGATGGGACGCCGACCTGCAGCGGGGCGCAG TCTCTCACTACAGGCTCTTCCCAAAGGCGCTGGGGCAGCTGGTAGCAGCGCTGGGCGTGCGGGAGCTCCACCTTGCCCTCACCCAGGGCTTCTGGCGCACACAGGCCTGGGGGCAGCCGCCTCTCCAGGCACCCGCCGGCGCCGAGCTCTGGGTCTGGTTCCAGCCCACCGTCACCGA TGTTGACAAAGCCTGGAAAGAATTGAGTAATATCCTCTCAGGAATATTCTGTGCTTCTCTCAACTTCATTGACTCAACCAACACAGTCACTCCAACGGCGTCCTTCAAACCTCTCGGCTTAGCCAACG ggACAGATCAGCATCTCCTGCGATATGCTGTCCTGCCCCGGGAGGTCGTCTGCACAGAGAACCTCACACCCTGGAAgaagctgctgccatgtggctCAAAG GCTGGGCTTGCTGTGTTGCTGAAGGCCGAGCGCTTGTTCCACAGCAGCTACCACTCACAGGCAGTGCACATCCGCCCCGTCTGCAGG GatgcctcctgcctggctgtgtCCTGGGAGCTCAGACAGACACTCACTGTGGTCTTTGACACCTTTTCCAGTGGCCAAGGAAAGAAAG ACTGGTCCCTCTTTAAGATGTTCTCTCGCACACTTACTGATGCGTGTCCTCTGGCATCGCAGAGCAAAGTCTACGTTGACATCTCCCCTAAGAACAAG GAAAAGGAGTTACTGGAAGTGACCCCCCCTCCGGCATCTGTACATGAAGCTATTGTCCATGGAGAGAAGAGAACCTATGCCGTCTATGACCTGCTGAGCCCCTCGCTCTTCAATACATCTCGCAGCCTCAATGTGCAGCTGAAGTGGAAGCGGCCCCAAGACAGCT CGGAACTGCCAACACCCGTACTCCATGCTCAGCGCTACGTGAGTGGATACGGGCTACAGACCGGAGAGATCAGCACTCTCATCTACAACACTCACCCATACAGGGCTTTCCCCGTGATCCTGCTGGAGACTGTGCCATGGTATCTGCGACTCTATGTGCACACTCTGACTATCATCacaaaggggaaggaaaacaagCCAA GTTACATCCACTACCAGCCAGCCCAGGACCGGAGACGGCCTCACCTCTTAGAAATGCTGATCCAGCTGCCAGCCAACTCCGTCACCAAGATCACAATCCAGTTTGAGAGGGCCTTACTGAAGTGGACAGAGTACCCGCCTGACCCCAATCACGGCTTTTACGTCAG TTCATCTGTGCTTAGTGCCCTGGTGCCCAGCGTCATTGCTATGAAGGATGTGGATGTGGAGCAGAGCCCTCTCTTCACCTCACT GTTTCCTTCCTCTGATGGCTCCAGCTATTTTGTGCGCCTATACACAGAGCCGCTGCTGGTGAATTTGCCAACACCAGACTTCAGCATGCCCTATAACGTCATCTGCCTGACCTGCACCGTGGTGGCAGTGTGCTACGGCTCCTTCTACAACTTGCTGACCAGAACGTTTCATGTGGAAGAGCCGAGCCGGGGCGGGCTGGCCAAGCGGCTGGCCAACATCATCCGCAAATTCAGGGGGGTACCCCCCCTCTGA